From one Mya arenaria mitochondrion, complete genome genomic stretch:
- the CYTB gene encoding cytochrome b, with product MKKLSIPSSQKLVKLVLEFPVPSYLSYLWNFGSLMGWCLVMQIVSGLMLVMYYTPSVSDAFSSVVYIMRDVEYGWLIRGCHANGASMFFICVYIHTGRGLFYESYKLGSVWSCGVTMLVLLMAIAFTGYVLPWGQMSFWGATVITNLFTVIPKFGVKIVNLMWGANHICGATLKRFFVLHFLMPFVLVLLMLVHLGLLHETGSSNVLGVDSSCDLVPFYPYYFYKDLLGISVYMMVLMSVCLLFPDLFGDPENFLLANPSETPKHIQPEWYFLFAYSILRSTPTKLGGVVALAASVLVLYTLPMFSSISKGFISGFQFNPISKFYFWLFVSNFVFLSYTGACPVEYPFIDFGKYSTCFYFLYFYSYPIPKLFWEKLVSLL from the coding sequence GTGAAAAAATTAAGTATTCCCAGTAGTCAAAAGTTAGTGAAGTTGGTGTTGGAGTTTCCTGTGCCTAGGTATTTAAGGTATCTGTGAAATTTTGGCTCTTTAATAGGATGATGTTTAGTTATACAAATCGTTAGAGGTTTAATATTAGTAATATATTATACTCCGAGGGTAAGAGACGCGTTTTCTTCTGTGGTCTATATTATGCGGGATGTAGAATATGGCTGGTTAATTCGAGGTTGCCATGCAAATGGGGCCTCTATGTTTTTTATTTGTGTTTACATTCACACCGGGCGAGGTCTTTTCTATGAGTCTTATAAGTTAGGTAGTGTATGATCTTGTGGGGTGACAATATTGGTGTTGTTAATGGCTATTGCCTTTACAGGTTACGTCTTGCCGTGAGGCCAAATATCATTTTGGGGGGCAACGGTAATTACTAATCTTTTTACTGTAATTCCAAAGTTCGGGGTGAAAATTGTAAATTTAATATGGGGTGCAAATCATATTTGTGGCGCTACATTAAAGCGGTTTTTCGTGTTACATTTTTTAATACCTTTTGTTCTTGTTTTATTAATATTGGTGCATTTAGGTCTTCTTCATGAAACAGGTTCTTCTAATGTATTGGGGGTTGATAGGAGATGTGACTTGGTTCCATTTTACCCATATTACTTCTATAAAGATTTATTAGGTATTAGTGTGTATATAATAGTTTTAATAAGGGTCTGTCTGCTTTTTCCTGATCTGTTTGGTGATCCTGAAAATTTTCTACTTGCAAACCCTAGAGAAACACCTAAACATATTCAGCCGGAGTGATATTTTTTATTTGCCTACTCAATTTTACGTTCTACGCCTACGAAATTAGGAGGGGTAGTTGCCTTGGCTGCGTCTGTTCTTGTATTATATACACTCCCTATATTTAGTTCTATTAGAAAAGGTTTTATTAGAGGTTTTCAGTTTAACCCTATTTCTAAGTTTTACTTCTGGCTGTTTGTGTCAAATTTTGTTTTTTTAAGGTATACTGGTGCATGTCCTGTGGAATACCCCTTTATTGATTTTGGTAAATATAGAACTTGTTTCTATTTTTTGTATTTCTATAGTTATCCGATTCCGAAACTGTTCTGAGAAAAGTTGGTGAGATTGTTATAA